GGACGAGGAGCGACGGGACCGCGGTCTCGTAGCACTGTCCGAACTTTCGAAGACTCGGCAAGTCTTTGCCTTCACCTGCCATCCGGATACGGCCGCTCGGCTCGAACAGCTCGGGGGCCGCATACTCAGGCTCCAGCGATGACCAGCCGGGTCGTTCGCACGTCGCTCCCGCTTTCGGTGACGGAGGTGACCTCGCCGGATTCGGCCTCGGGGAGCCAAGATCAAGGCGGGGACAAACCGACCTTCCTACTGCTCCACGGATATGGCGGCAGTTCCTATACTTGGCATGCATGGGCGCCCCGACTCGCCCTGTTCGGGAGGGTAATCAGCGTCGACTTCATGGGGTTCGGCGACGCCCCGAAGCCGGCCGATGGGACGTACACGCCAGCGGAACAGGCGCGTCTCGTCAAAGAACTCGTCGGCGAAATGGACCTCGGCCGAATCACGCTGATCGGTCACTCCATGGGCGGAGGAATCGCCCTGCTTTCCACCCTGATGCTGATTGATCAGGGGGCTCTGCCTGTCGACAGACTCGTACTGGTCGCGGCGGCGGCCATGCGGCAGCCTCTACCGCCCTTCGTTGCAATGGCGCGTTACCCACGGTTGTCGCGATTGGTGCTTCTCGTCGTCGGTGCCCAGCGTGTCATCGGAGTCGCGCTCAAGCAGATCGTTCATGACCCCGACTCCATCACCCGGGAGCAGATCGAGACCTATGCGCGCCCGCTGCAGGAGCACGGCGGAGCCCGAGCGGCCCTGGCGATGGGGAAGGAGATCCTCCCGGACGACATCGACCATATCACCGGTCGCTATCCGGAGATCACTATTCCCACTCTTCTTCTTTGGGGAGAGCATGACCGCGTCATCCCACTCTGGGTCGCAAAGAGACTCGAGGAAGCAATGCCAAACGCTGAGCTCACCGTGCTGGAGGCATGTGGGCATATCCCCCCGGAAGAGCTTCCCGACAAATCGTGGGAGGCCGTTGAGCACTTCCTCGCACGCTATCCGTGAGACCCTGATCTCGAGACCCAATTCACAGAATCCAGCTTACCGCAGGCGTTCCCGAGCCAGTGTGTAGAACATCTTCGCTCCAACGCGTATCGACATCATGAGCGAGCCTGAAATTTTTGACTCTCCCTCCGCACGACGGCGATGGGCAACCTCTGTTTCGACGATACGCAGTCCCTGTCGAGCCGCCCGGATCTGCATCTGCAGGGTCCAGCCCCAGTTCCGATCGTCCATCTCCAGTTCCAGCAGTCTCGAGAACCGAATGGCTCGGAACGGCGGCAGGTCGTCGAAGGACTCGCGAAACATGAGACGAACGAGTCCGAGAATCAGGCGGTTGCCCAGACGGGCGTGAGGAAGGATCGTGCCGACGTCACCGTCTACTCCCTTTCGCACACCGAGCACGAAGTCTGCGCGGCCCTCCAGGATTGGCGCCGCCACGCGCTCGATGTCCAACGGATCGTCGCTCCCATCGGCATCCATGAACACGAGGACTTCCGGATGCACGTCCAGGCTGGCCAGATGACGAATCCCGGCGAGGCAAGCCGCGCCGTAGCCGCGCTCGGCTTCGTGGACGACGTCCGCCCCAGCTGCCCGGGCCACGGCAACCGTGCCATCGGTCGATCCGTTGTCGGCGACCACGACGCGATCGACGGATGCTGGCATCGCGGCCAGAATGGCGGGAAGCGCCTCCTCCTCGTTCAGGGCCGGCATCATCACGGCGAGGCGCCCACTCACGAGAGCAGCACCTGCATAGCGGCCATCGGAGCATGAAGAAGTACCTGTTGCTCGGGTACGGTCTGGCGATGACCGCGGTAATCGCGACGCTGGCATGGTTCCCTTCCGTGCATGCGTTCCCTTGGCCAAGCCTGCCCATCTTCGGGCTCGCATTCTCGATCTACGTGATGGCGGCACGGGTCGCCCGCGATCAGGCGAACGAACCCCTCACGCTGCGAGCGATCTGGCTCGTAGCCGTCGCGAGCCGGGTCGCGTTGCTGCCACTGGCCCCAGGCCTCACCGACGACTTCTATCGGTATCTGTGGGACGGGCACGTGCAGTTGTCGGGCCTGAACCCCTACCTCTTCGCCCCTGGGGCCGCCGAGGTCGAAGGCCTCCGAACCGTCTGGCATAGTCTGATCAATAACCCGACGGTCCCGACGATCTATCCGCCACTGGCTCAGATCGCCTTCCTCCTGATCGCGGGTGTCGGGTCCAGCGTGCTTCTCATGAAGTTGCTCTGGGTCGGTTGTGACCTTGCTACCGCTTGGGTCATCAGCCGCATCGCGGTCGACAGGGGAGTCGAGCCAGCGCTGCCATTGTTGCTGTACGCCTGGGCCCCTCTCCTCATTGTCGAGGTCGCATGGAACGGTCACCTCGAACCCCTCGGGCTGCTCATGCTCGCTATGGCGATATGGGCCAGCGACCGAGTCCCGGCCTCTCGTGACGCGAGCCGGACCACCTCCCATCCCGCCCCGGATAGGGCTGGTCCGGTGTGCTCAGCAGGCGGTGCGCCGGCGCACGGGCAACAGATTGTAGCCATTGCCGCAGGCGCGGCGCTGGCACTCTCCGCGCTGACCAAATTCGCTCCGGCTGCCGCTCTTCCTGGACTGGTGCGACGGCTCGGATGGCGAGCCTTCATGGGGTTCTCGCTCGTGATCGTCGCCCTGTACTCACCATACCTGTCGGCAGGCTCCGCTCTGTTCGCCGGCCTCCGCACATACAGTGAGAACTGGTGGTTCATGAAGGGGCCGTTCACCGCGCTCGAAGTGCTGACCGGCGATCCGGATGAGGCGCGTCGGGCGGCTGCCGCAATCATGATCGGGGTCATCGGTTGGTCCGCATGGAGGCGCTTCGATCTCGAACGTACGCTGCTGTGGGTACTCGGAACGGGCATGGTCCTGACCCCGACCTTCCATCCCTGGTACATCCTCTGGATGCTGCCGATGGCCGCTCTCCGCGCGAACCGGCCCTTCGTTCTCCTAAGCGGCCTCGCATTCATCGGCTACTACGGCCTCGGAGCATATCGAGACACCGGGGATTGGGTGCAGCCCATCGGCGCTCGCATGGCCCTCTGGATACCGTTTCTCATCTTTCTTTTTTTCGATGCCTGGCAGGCGTATCGAGGCGAGGCGACGGGAGATGTGCGACTGAAGAACCGGTAGCCCCAGGGCCATGTAGCCGGACAGGAACAGGACGATAAAGGGCAGCTGGCCCCAGTACCCACCAGCTATGGCACCGAGGAGGTACCCCGTCATCAGGAAGGCCATAGAGACCTTGGCGATGGTCCCGAACGGAAGCGGCACGGCCGCCGCGTAGGAGGCCATCCCAGACGAGCCGCGTTTCGGTGTCCGCTCGAAAGCGTCCTCGGTACCACGCAGCCCTCGCAGGACCGCGTGCGTCACCGGCACCGACAGGCCGATCCCCATGGCGAGCGTTCGCAAGACGCTTCGAAACCGACCCCTGCGTGCGACCCCGCGCTCCTCCCCGGCCATCCAGTAGAAGAGGATAAACGGAACGGTCGCAGCTCCAAAGAGGAACACATCCAGACCGAGAAGGTGATCAAGCCCGAGAGCCCGTCGTGCGATGGCAGACGGGAAAAGGAGGAGCGCCAGAAGCCACGTGAGCGGGTGGGCCATGTGTCCGAACAGATGAATGACGGCTTCGGTCTTCACCGCGAAGGGGAACGGTCCCCGCAACAGCGCCGGGAGCACTTTCCGCCCGGTCTGAACACCGCCCTGTGCCCAGCGCCGTTGCTGCAGTTCGAGTGCCATGACCGAATCCGGGATCTCGGCAGGGACCTGTACATCGTCGAGGTAGGCAAAGCGCCAGCCCGCCATCTGAGCCCGATAGCTGAGATCGAGATCCTCGGTCAGAGTGTCAGACTGCCATCCTCCGGCATCCTCCATACAGGTGCGTCGCCACAACCCGGCCGTGCCGTTGAAGTTGAAAAACCGTCCACCTCGATATCGCCCACCCTGCTCGTACAGAAAGTGCCCGTCAAGCAAGAAGCCTTGCGATTCCGTGAGCCAGTTCGTGAAGCGATTCAGATGCGACCAGGCGGCCTGCACCATGCCCACATCGGGGTCCTGCATGGGCATGAGAAGGTCGCGTAGCGTATCGGGCGACGGCACAAAGTCCGCGTCGAGGACGAAGAGAAACTCTCCCCGTGACCGCGCCACACCCTCTGAAAGTGCTCCGGCCTTGTAGCCGGTCCGGGCGTCACGCCTGACCTGCTCGATCTGAACCCCGCGTGCCCCCCACCAAGCGACCCGCTCGGCGACCAGCGAGACCGTGATGTCGTCGGAGTCATCGAGCACCTGGATCTCAAGCAGAGCACTCGGATAGTCGAGCTGGGCGGCCGCGTCGATGACCCTGGCCGCAACCTGTCGCTCATTGTACATGGGGAGTTGAACGGTCACCCTCGGCAGGTCTTCTTCCGGCCACGGGTCACGGATCTCGTCGCGCGCGCGACGAGCCAGAACGAGCAGGTACGAGCGGTGGATCGCGAACGGAATCAGGAACGCGAAGACCGCGGCGGTTGCCGCGAGTACGATCATTGCGATGAGGTTGGTCATACGCTCAGGGGCATCAGGCTCAGGACCACTCGTTCAAGTTACAACGGGGCAATAGCTACCCTCCGGACTTGCCTGGCTATGAGCCATCACGAACTTCTCACTATGAGGAAGAGTCGATGGATGATGCTACTGGTCCTCGGAGCATGTGGGGATGAGGTAACCACCCAGTCCACGCCCGCTCCGGAAGCGAGTTGGGTCGGGACGACCGAGTGCGCAAGTTGCCACGTCGACGACCGGGCCGAGGGTCAGCAGAATGAGCCGAGCCAGCTTCCATACTAGTGGGCAGCACTGGTCGATCCATCGATAAATATGCCCCCCCCCTCCCCAACACCCTCCCTCTCCTGCAAGATTATTTCCCCTCCCGCCAACAAACCGAACAACGAGTCTGAGAGGTCTACTGTGACTGGTGTCCTTGAGCAGCTTGAAGCGATCCGTTCCAGTGCCGGCGAGCGGCGCACCGTCGGTCTCGACGACACCACTGTGTGTCAGTTCGTCACCAGCGACCCGACCTTGGCCGAGGCCGTCAACGCGGCCACGGAAGAGTTCGAATCACTGAACCGAGAATTCCCCGAATTGATGGCGATGGGGGAAGTCGAGCAGGTCGCGGAAATCGAAAGGAATATCGTCAACTTCTACGCAGACGATACGGTCAACCCTTATGTGTCGCTGGCTGCTTACGGGCCGTGGATCGTGACGACAAAAGGTGCTGTCCTGCACGACAACGGCGGCTACGGCATGCTCGGCTTCGGACATGTTCCGGGGACGATCATCCAGGCCATGACCAAGCCACAGGCAATGGCGAATGTCATGACGCCGAGTCCCGCTCAGTACCGCCTCACCAAGGCTCTCGAAAAAGAGATCGGCCAGACGCGCGAGCATGGCTGTCCGTTTACGCACTTTATCTCGATGAACTCCGGTTCCGAGTCGGTCTCGGTCGCGACACGTATCGCAGACGTGAACGCCAAGGAGATGACAGACGAGGGTGGGCGACACGCCGGTAAGCCCGTGAAGAAGCTGTCTCTCGCTGGCGGGTTCCACGGTCGGACCGGACGACCTGCTCAATTTTCTGATTCGTGTGTCGGCTCCTACGCGAAGCATCTCGCCACCTTCCGCGACGCAGAGTTGCTGACGGTCGAAGCGAACGATGTGGATGGATTGAAAGCGATGTACGCCGATGCCGGTGCTAACGGCTACTTCATCGAGGCGTTCTTCATGGAGCCCGTCATGGGCGAGGGGAACCCGGGTGTCGCGATTACGCCCGAGTTCTACTCGACTGCACGCGCCCTCACCAAAGGTCACGGCACGATCCTGCTGGTTGATTCCATTCAGGCGGGTATCCGCACCACTGGGTACCTCTCCTTCATCGACTATCCAGGCTTCCGCGAGATGGAGGCGCCCGATCTCGAGACGTATTCGAAGGCGCTGAACGCTGGGCAGTATCCGCTCTCGATTCTGGCATTGACGGCCGAGTCGGCGGACCTGTACCGGAAGGGCATCTACGGCAACACAATGACCGGAAACCCCCGCGCCATGGACATCGGCAGCGCGGTACTTGACATGGTCACCGATGAGATCCGCGAGAACATCGTGGATCGCGGCCATGAATTCGTGGAGAAGCTGAAGGCCCTCGCGGTTGAGCTCGACGGTGCGATCACAAAGGTCGAGGGCACTGGACTGCTCTTCTCGTGTGAACTCGAGCCACGATTCAAGGCCTACGGAACGGAGAGTGCAGAGGAGTTCATGCGACTGAAGGGTATCGGTGTCATCCACGGAGGTGAGAACTCCCTCCGCTTCACACCGCACTTCCAAGTGACGTCGGCCGAGGTAGATCTGATCGTGGATTGCGTACGAAACGCGGTACTCCACGGCCCACAGGCAGGATCAGCCTGACCGAACTCGCCAACGATCGGCAGGGCGCGGCTGTTCGCAGCCACGCTCGCTGCGGTTCTGGCTCCAGTGACCATCCTCGCCCACGAGGGTGGTCACTTTTTCGGATACGTCATGTTCGCATCTCCGGCGCTGCGCACAGCAACGCGACCACAATGAGAGTTGCGACCACTAGAGCTCCGACCGCCTCCACGCCGTCGCGAGCGAATCCGCATACTCGTTCCACAGTGAGCCAGCGTGCGCACGCATCCACTCGAGTGGGCAATCTGGATGCGCCCGGAAGAGCTCCAGCAGCTCCTTCACCAGATCTAGATTCTTCAGTGGCCCACTCTTGCGCGTCCAGCCAGCCCGTTCCCACTTCGGAGCCCAGTCGTTGATCGTGTTCACGCACAGCTGGCTATCGGAGAATACCGTCACGGTCGTATCCGCTGGGAGGGCTTTGTAGGCCTCGATCAGCGCCTTCAGCTCCATGCGATTGTTCGTCGTATCGTCAGCGGCACCGTACCCCTCGCGCTGGATGTCACCCTCCGTCACCCAGACGAAACCCCACCCGCCAGGCCCTGGATTGGGGTGACTGCTGCCATCGGTGAACACACCGGTCTTTGGGCCGGCCGTGTACTTCTCCAGCACTTCGGCACGCGTGAGGTTCTCCTCCCGCGTCGCTGAGGCTGCGGGCCGCGGTTTCTTCGCAGCCTTCTTCTTCGGCTTTGCCGCAGAGTCTTTCTTGTTCGGAGAATGCTCTCGGCAATACTTCGGCTCCCAGCCCGGGAACTTCTCCAGAGCTGCCGCAGGAACGCTGAACGATTCGCTGCAAACGCTACAAATGAACTGCGGCATCTTTCACAACTCGACTATTATCGACGGACCGCTCAACTGCGCTCTGCGATCGGGGCAACGCAAGATATCGAGATCAGGAACCGATTACGTAGTGCCCCTCGATCCCGTGAGATCCGGTGGAACGGACTCGCGCCCAGCTCACGACCTGGATCGGTCAAGCATTGTGGCGTTTGAACACTCCTCTGGCCCCACGTACCTTGAGAACAGTCACGGCGATATCACCGGCCAAGGAGTAAACATTTTCGAAGCCCAGGTCGGCGTCGCCGCGCGGTGCAGCCGCATCGCCTTCAACGAGAGCTCCACCTTCGGAAACTGGGACTGGGATGTGACTCGGTGGGAGCGTTCCGTCGGATATCGAATCACACTGCACGCTGGCATCATGGCGAGCTACACCTTGACGTCGGACGTCGGGCCTGCAGATCCTCGTGACAACCTCACCGCCGTTCGACTCTAGTGGGGATTCTGAGGCCGGCACACATGCTCGACACTCAGCCCGCCACGACGCACACGTCCGACGCACGACTCCTGACCTTCACGGCGTGGCACGCACGGGCCGCTTCACATCTCGAGCGCGTGCAGCGATGGACTCTTCCATACAAAGAGCGGCGCTCTCGCCACGAGAAGCACCCGGTCCACGATTTCCTTTTCCAGTACTACATGTACTCACCGGGGAAGCTCGAAGCCTGGCACCCCGCCCCATCGGAGTCCCTCGCAGACTCTCCCCAAGCCCGCGATCGCTTCGGAGCTCCGGAGTACCGCGTAGATGCCGGTGTCCTCACGCACGACCTCGGCGCCCTCTCCCACAAGGGCCGAGAGCAACTGCACGAGGTGGTGGACGTTCTGGTCGCCACGCAAAGTCGACCCGCGAACTTCGGGTGCTACGGGGTCCACGAGTGGGCGATGGTCTACAAGGGCGACGACGTTCGTCACGCCGGAATCGCGCCGCTTCGACTACCCCAGGAAGAGGTCGACGAGTTCGTCGAGAGCCGACCCGTCGCATGCAGTCACTTTGACGCCTACCGGTTTTTTGCTCCGGAAGCGAAGCCCCTGAACCGCATTCAGCTCGAGTGGTCGACCCGGCACGAGATGGAGCAGCCCGGCTGTATCCACGCCAACATGGATCTGTATCGCTGGGCCTACACAGCGATGCCCTGGATCGGGAGCGACCTCCTGCTGGACTGTTTCGAGTTGGCCGCGGATCTGCGCGTGCTCGACATGGAGGCCAGTCCGTACGACCTCCAAGACCTCGGCTTCGAGCCGGTACGGGTGGAGACGCCAGACGGACGCGTCGAGTACCAACGTCGGCAGAGAGAGTTCAGCGTGAGGGCTGAGGCGCTGCGGGCTCGGCTGATTGGAGCGGTGAAGGGAGTGCTCTCGGACTAGCACCTGGCTCGAGGGCTCTCTGGAGGTGTGTTGTGAGCGCGCGTCCCGCTGACTCAGACGCTAACGGACCCCGCCTGCCAGAGCCCCACGAGAACTTCAACCTCATCGTTCGGTCTACGGTACTCCGAAGATCCAAGCTGCACGGCCTCAATTGATGACCGCGCGCAGCCGCGCGCGACCCGACCGCAGAATTGATGTGTCCGCTAGGTCATGCGAAAAACTAGGTCCCATAGACTAGACGGAAACACTACGCCTTGCGGCCCCTCTCAAGTTAGCGCCCTTGCTCATGCAGCATGCGGTCGACGATGGGCGCACTTACCCGACAACCCGTCGGATACGGTGGGGGACGCTCTCAGTGTCCCAACACTCCTCCCAACATCCCCCTCCCCAGACTTCGTCTCGACCTAGTTCTCCAAAAACTCCACCGACCAGGTAATCTCCACTGAGTCCTTGATCGACTGCGCCGTGGGGCACTTGCTCACGTGAGTCTCCAAGGCCCGAGACACCTTGTCCTCCGGGGCTTCTGAGGGCAGACGGATCGTATAGTGCATATGGATCTTCGTCAGCAGAATGATCCGTTCTACGACCTCATTCGTGCCTTCAGCCGTACAGCTGATATCACCATTCGGAACCGTAATCCCGCGCACCTCCAGTGCGCCATTGAGTGTCCCGAGTAGTCAGCCGGCGGCTGCCGCGACGAGATAGTCGACGGGCAGCGGTAGGTTCGGCTGGGAATCCATGCCGTAGTGAGCTTTGATGGGGCCGTGAATTCCGAACTCCAGTTCGGTCCCGTCTTCGAGCGTGCCGCGCCGGTGCAGTCCGTCGACCTTGTCGACCGTTGCCCGCGCGATGTAGAGAGGTTCACTCATTTCTGCGTTGCGTCTCCTGACGGGTGTAGTGGCGTCGGACACCAGAGGCGAGCTCCGTAGCCAACTGGCCTAGCTCATCGCTTATGCCACGAGCGATGTCCTCGGGAGGAATCGAGTCGGTGCCGAGAACGAAGTCAAAGCTGTTCCGCTCCAGGCGCCCGAGGCATCGAGTCGGATTGGATCCAACGAAACGTCTACCTGAAGATCGCGGCCGTCGGAGTCGCGGCGGACTTCGATGCTGGGTCGGCGGGAAGAAATCGACATGCTCACGAAGTGAACTTACATCCTCAACTGTCGGAAGGCATTGCCCGCATGCTATCCCCCTGGTGTGGGCTCCTCATCCTGGAACCCCACACACCGGAGAACCGGAAGTGGGGGGTACCGCCGATATCGTTGATCCGTGCTGGCGCGCTCGCAAAGATAGAAACGTGACCCGCGGCGGTTGCCCGTGATCCGGTGGTGCTTGCACGTGACACACAGGCCGATCCGGCGCCGAAGTCGTTCCGCGTCGGTCACGTCACGTCGTCCGGATGTCTCGAGCCCCTAGGCATGCGCTTCGCTATGTAACCGACCTGCCGACAGGCGTCTCCGCTTCGGTGGGAGAAGAGATTACTCGCGGAGCACTTGGTGCAATGTGTGGAGATGGTGATCTGCTCCTTCGGGACGCCACTCTTCGTCGCCCGCGCCGCGAGGACCCCCCTCAGGTCGATCGGTCGGGAAGCGTCGGGCACCATTTGGCCAAGCGCCTTGAAGACCTCCGGTCCCACCTCGTAACACGCGTCGCAAATCGCGGGGCCCAGGTGCATGTGCAGATCGGCAATCGCTGAATCGAACCGGCTCACGAACCCATCTAGTCCTGTCTCGAGAACACCAGCTGCAGCGCCTCGCCACCCAGCATGTACCTCGCCAACCGTCTCTGTAACAGGATCTACGAGAAAAACCGGGACACAGTCAGCGGTGGCTACAGTTACAAGGACCCCGGCTTCATCGATGACCTGGCCGTCGCAGGGCTCGCTGAGAATCGGAGGCTCGGCGGGACCGATGGAGTCGCCATGCCGTGACGAATGCAGAAACACGTCGGCGCCGTGTACCTGACGCTGGTGCCAGGCGGCATAGCATCCCGTTCGCCTGACCAGATTCTGCCAGTTGCTGCGCACGACCGGTTCGGAGCTGCCACTGCTGAAAAGGCCGAGGTCGAAAGGTGCCGCGCCGCGGCCTCGCGTGGTCGTCCCCTGGACCAACCACGGGAAGCGATCCACCCATTCCGGGTGGACCAGGGCCGGCACTTCCTCGAGTACGAATTCAGTCACGCGCCTGATGCCACCGTGATCTCCTACGGGCCTAGTCATGAGCGAAGTTAGGCCAACGCATACGATCCCTCCATGCACCAAGGAAAATGCTTTACTTTAAGCGTCCGCGGGGGCGGAGACCCCTCTTCATTGCTTGGGCCATCGGACCGTGACGGACGACACCCTTTTCGACAGTCTGAACGCCGCCTACGCACAGGCGATGTTCGAAGAATATGCTCGCAACCCGGAGGCTCTGCCCCCGGAGTGGCGCAAACTCTTTGAGAACGGCGGGAGCTTGGCAATGGCCGAGGGTCTCTTCGTGCCCGAGCAGATGGACACCGGTCGTCCGCTCGACGCGCCTGTGGCTGCCCCAGCCCCTCCAGTCGCCCAGACGCCGGCAGCGACTACCGCCTCAGCCCCGGCAGATCCGCCCGCGGCTCTTCCACCCGAGCCGTTGACCCCAGGCGCAGCACTGATTCCGTCTCAGCTGGACTCCGATTCACAAGCACTCCTGAGGCTACTGCCTGCGGTGTCGCGTGCCACGGCATTGATTCAGGCATTCCGAGATCACGGGCATCGGCTGGCTGCGGTCGATCCATTGGGAAGCGAGCCTCCGGGACATCCGCAGCTCTCTCCTGCATTCTTCGGTACGTCTCAGGAGGAGCTAGGGGCACTGCCAGCCTCGTTGGTCCTGACTGAGAACAGCGACCACGGTGATCGCTCTGTGGCAGACGCCCTCACGGACCTCGGTGAGGTCTACGCCGGCTCGATCGGCTACGAGTTCGAGCATCTCGACGACCACGTCACGGTCAACTGGCTCTGGCAGCAGGTCGAGGCTGGGTCCCACCTACCCGAGCTGACCGCGTCCGACCGACGTGCGCTTCTTCAGCGCATCAGCGAAACGGAAGGTCTCGAGCAGTTCCTGCACCGGACGTATCTCGGGCAGAAACGATTCTCGATCGAGGGCAACGACATGCTCGTGCCCATGCTCGACCTCCTGATCGAGGAAGTCGGAAGAAGCGGTGGCCATGACGTCGTCCTGGGGATGGCGCACCGGGGGCGGCTGAACGTCCTTACACATACCCTTGGCCTGTCGTACGGCGAACTGCTCTCCGAATTCGAGGGACCCTCATTCAAGGGCGGCCAACTCGATGTCGCGGGCACGGGAGACGTGAAGTATCACCATGGCGCCCGCGGAACGCGGCGTGTGGACGGTGCTGATGTTCGCATCACCCTCGCGCCGAACCCAAGTCACCTCGAGTTCGTGAATCCCGTGGTTATCGGGATGGCACGAGCGCTTCAGTTTGAGAATCTGGCCAAGGGTGCCGAGCCGGACTTCGACTCGGTAGTACCCGTACTCATGCACGGCGATGCAGCTTTCGCAGCCGAGGGCGTCGTCGCCGAGACGCTCAACATGGCTCGCCTGCATGGCTACAACGTCGGTGGGACCATTCACGTCATCGTGAACAATCAGGTCGGCTTCACCACAGACCCGCGAGACGGACGCTCGACACACTACTCCAGCGATCTCGCGAAGGGCTACGGCATTCCGATCATCCACGTGAACGCGGATGACCCCGAGGCCTGCCTTGGTGCGATCCGACTCGCGATGGCGTTCCGGCGCGAGTTCCACGACGACTTCGTGATCGACCTCGTCGGCTATCGCCGACACGGTCACAACGAGGGCGACGAGCCAGCATACACGCAGCCCGTAAAGTACCGGAAGATCACGGCGCATCAGACGGTTCAAGAGCTCTACTCGGCCCGACTCATCGACGAGGGCGCGATCAACGATGCTCAGGTCGCTGACATGCGTGCCGCGATTATCGACCAGCTCCGAGAGGTGCAGGACAACGTTCGCGAGTCGGATCCAGTCGTGGACGACGAGCCCGATGAGAGGCAGGAAGTACCCGTCGTGCCGGAATCGACAGGCGTCGCGCTGGAGGTGCTTGAGAGAATCAATAAGGCTACGGTCGACGTGCCGGACGGCTTCACGCCCCATCCCAAGCTGTGGCGGCAACTCGGGCGTCGAGAGAGCGACTTCTCGCCAAATCGCACCATCGACTGGGGTTACGCGGAAACGCTCGCCTTCGGCAGCCTGCTGCTGGAGGACATACCCATTCGCTTCACGGGGCAGGACGTGCAGCGGGGCACGTTCAGTCATCGCCACGTAGTGCTGCACGATTCCAAAAATGGAGACGAATTCGTGCCGCTCGCCGCGATGGCCGGGGCACGCCTCGAGGTGCACAACTCTCCCCTCTCCGAGACGGCCGTCATCGGTTTCGAGTACGGCTACTCGGTGGCCGCAGACAACGACGTCGTGTTGTGGGAGGCGCAGTTCGGTGACTTCGTGAACGTCGCCCAAGTCATGATCGACCAGTTCCTTTCGTCAGGTCTGACGAAGTGGGGACAATACTCGCGACTCACCCTGCTTCTGCCTCACGGTCAGGAAGGCCAAGGGCCCGAGCACTCAAGCGCTCGACTGGAGCGGTTCCTTCAGCTGTGCGCTGAGGACAACATGCGGGTCACCTATCCGACGACTCCGGCCCAGTATTTCCACATGCTTCGCCGCCAGGCCCTGCGACGGCCTGAACGACCGATGATCGTGATGACGCCCAAGAGCCTCCTGCGCCATCCGAAGGCGACGTCCACGATGTCGGAACTCGCGGAGGGCGGCTTCAAGCACGT
This window of the Longimicrobiales bacterium genome carries:
- a CDS encoding glycosyltransferase, coding for MTNLIAMIVLAATAAVFAFLIPFAIHRSYLLVLARRARDEIRDPWPEEDLPRVTVQLPMYNERQVAARVIDAAAQLDYPSALLEIQVLDDSDDITVSLVAERVAWWGARGVQIEQVRRDARTGYKAGALSEGVARSRGEFLFVLDADFVPSPDTLRDLLMPMQDPDVGMVQAAWSHLNRFTNWLTESQGFLLDGHFLYEQGGRYRGGRFFNFNGTAGLWRRTCMEDAGGWQSDTLTEDLDLSYRAQMAGWRFAYLDDVQVPAEIPDSVMALELQQRRWAQGGVQTGRKVLPALLRGPFPFAVKTEAVIHLFGHMAHPLTWLLALLLFPSAIARRALGLDHLLGLDVFLFGAATVPFILFYWMAGEERGVARRGRFRSVLRTLAMGIGLSVPVTHAVLRGLRGTEDAFERTPKRGSSGMASYAAAVPLPFGTIAKVSMAFLMTGYLLGAIAGGYWGQLPFIVLFLSGYMALGLPVLQSHISRRLASIRLPGIEKKKDEKRYPEGHASADGLHPIPGVSICSEAVVADECEAA
- a CDS encoding OsmC family protein; translated protein: MEVRGITVPNGDISCTAEGTNEVVERIILLTKIHMHYTIRLPSEAPEDKVSRALETHVSKCPTAQSIKDSVEITWSVEFLEN
- a CDS encoding alpha/beta hydrolase; this encodes MTSRVVRTSLPLSVTEVTSPDSASGSQDQGGDKPTFLLLHGYGGSSYTWHAWAPRLALFGRVISVDFMGFGDAPKPADGTYTPAEQARLVKELVGEMDLGRITLIGHSMGGGIALLSTLMLIDQGALPVDRLVLVAAAAMRQPLPPFVAMARYPRLSRLVLLVVGAQRVIGVALKQIVHDPDSITREQIETYARPLQEHGGARAALAMGKEILPDDIDHITGRYPEITIPTLLLWGEHDRVIPLWVAKRLEEAMPNAELTVLEACGHIPPEELPDKSWEAVEHFLARYP
- a CDS encoding ribonuclease HI produces the protein MPQFICSVCSESFSVPAAALEKFPGWEPKYCREHSPNKKDSAAKPKKKAAKKPRPAASATREENLTRAEVLEKYTAGPKTGVFTDGSSHPNPGPGGWGFVWVTEGDIQREGYGAADDTTNNRMELKALIEAYKALPADTTVTVFSDSQLCVNTINDWAPKWERAGWTRKSGPLKNLDLVKELLELFRAHPDCPLEWMRAHAGSLWNEYADSLATAWRRSEL
- a CDS encoding glycosyltransferase family 2 protein encodes the protein MSGRLAVMMPALNEEEALPAILAAMPASVDRVVVADNGSTDGTVAVARAAGADVVHEAERGYGAACLAGIRHLASLDVHPEVLVFMDADGSDDPLDIERVAAPILEGRADFVLGVRKGVDGDVGTILPHARLGNRLILGLVRLMFRESFDDLPPFRAIRFSRLLELEMDDRNWGWTLQMQIRAARQGLRIVETEVAHRRRAEGESKISGSLMMSIRVGAKMFYTLARERLR
- a CDS encoding aminotransferase class III-fold pyridoxal phosphate-dependent enzyme, yielding MTGVLEQLEAIRSSAGERRTVGLDDTTVCQFVTSDPTLAEAVNAATEEFESLNREFPELMAMGEVEQVAEIERNIVNFYADDTVNPYVSLAAYGPWIVTTKGAVLHDNGGYGMLGFGHVPGTIIQAMTKPQAMANVMTPSPAQYRLTKALEKEIGQTREHGCPFTHFISMNSGSESVSVATRIADVNAKEMTDEGGRHAGKPVKKLSLAGGFHGRTGRPAQFSDSCVGSYAKHLATFRDAELLTVEANDVDGLKAMYADAGANGYFIEAFFMEPVMGEGNPGVAITPEFYSTARALTKGHGTILLVDSIQAGIRTTGYLSFIDYPGFREMEAPDLETYSKALNAGQYPLSILALTAESADLYRKGIYGNTMTGNPRAMDIGSAVLDMVTDEIRENIVDRGHEFVEKLKALAVELDGAITKVEGTGLLFSCELEPRFKAYGTESAEEFMRLKGIGVIHGGENSLRFTPHFQVTSAEVDLIVDCVRNAVLHGPQAGSA
- a CDS encoding polyphenol oxidase family protein, producing MTEFVLEEVPALVHPEWVDRFPWLVQGTTTRGRGAAPFDLGLFSSGSSEPVVRSNWQNLVRRTGCYAAWHQRQVHGADVFLHSSRHGDSIGPAEPPILSEPCDGQVIDEAGVLVTVATADCVPVFLVDPVTETVGEVHAGWRGAAAGVLETGLDGFVSRFDSAIADLHMHLGPAICDACYEVGPEVFKALGQMVPDASRPIDLRGVLAARATKSGVPKEQITISTHCTKCSASNLFSHRSGDACRQVGYIAKRMPRGSRHPDDVT